In the genome of Segatella copri, one region contains:
- a CDS encoding AAA family ATPase, which translates to MLVKFAVTNYRGFADRIEWDLSKPSNYSFNTFAIKDGIIKNGIVYGPNGSGKSNFAMAIFDITNHLSQKWKKVNYYDNFTYTGKLNFPVKFEYAFKFMDDTLLYTYSKSPDGKLEEEELVVNNKLIFCNKNSVLTLDDVEFPMDSAVKANLANNANNVSIVNFLLTSYPLAKEHYLLKLQQFVNSMLWFRSVEKNEFMGLATAPANLDEYIIKNQLTRDFEDFIHRVSGQSFEFQEPKDDDKELYCVFGLGRIPFDKIASTGTQSLMLLYYWLKQMTNASFVFIDEFDAFYHFRLSYEVCKTLFALPCQAFTSSHNTYLMTNDLLRPDCNFILQDNKIKPLSDCTQKELRFGHNIEKMFRGNAFEV; encoded by the coding sequence ATGTTAGTAAAATTTGCCGTAACGAACTATAGAGGATTTGCCGATCGCATAGAATGGGATTTGTCGAAACCAAGTAACTATTCGTTTAATACTTTTGCCATTAAAGATGGTATCATCAAGAATGGCATTGTGTATGGACCTAATGGTTCTGGCAAGTCGAACTTTGCAATGGCCATCTTCGACATTACCAATCATCTTTCACAGAAGTGGAAGAAGGTGAACTATTATGATAACTTTACATATACGGGAAAGTTGAACTTCCCCGTAAAATTTGAATATGCCTTCAAGTTTATGGATGATACGTTACTATATACATATAGCAAATCGCCTGATGGAAAGCTGGAGGAAGAAGAACTTGTCGTGAATAACAAACTTATTTTCTGCAACAAGAATTCTGTCTTGACATTGGATGATGTTGAGTTTCCGATGGATTCTGCGGTGAAGGCAAACCTTGCCAATAACGCCAACAATGTATCCATCGTAAACTTTCTGCTTACTTCCTATCCTCTTGCCAAGGAGCATTATCTTCTGAAGCTGCAGCAATTCGTAAACTCAATGTTATGGTTCAGAAGTGTTGAAAAAAATGAGTTTATGGGGTTGGCTACTGCTCCGGCTAATCTCGATGAGTATATCATCAAGAATCAGCTGACTCGGGACTTTGAGGACTTCATCCATCGGGTAAGCGGACAAAGTTTTGAGTTTCAGGAGCCAAAGGATGATGATAAAGAGTTGTATTGCGTATTTGGATTAGGTCGCATTCCATTCGATAAGATTGCATCAACGGGTACTCAATCTCTGATGCTGCTTTATTACTGGCTGAAACAGATGACAAATGCATCGTTCGTTTTCATTGATGAATTTGATGCATTCTATCATTTCAGACTCTCTTATGAGGTTTGCAAGACTCTCTTTGCCCTTCCATGTCAGGCTTTTACGTCATCACACAATACCTATCTGATGACCAACGACTTGCTTCGCCCAGACTGCAATTTCATCTTGCAAGACAACAAAATCAAGCCGTTGAGCGACTGCACCCAAAAAGAGTTGAGATTCGGGCATAATATAGAAAAAATGTTTAGAGGTAATGCATTCGAAGTATGA